A segment of the Candidatus Hydrogenedentota bacterium genome:
TTCCAGCCGGGCGGCAAGGTACTTGGACAGCCTCGCGGCCAAATCCGCCCGCAAAACGATTACAGCCCCTTTGCGGTTCTTTTCATTGGCGGCGTTCAAGATCAAGTGCGGCGGTTCGGTATCAAGCACGGCTTGCCCAATGGTGATGGAACGCAGTTCATTCCACCGCAAGCCGGTTTGCGCCAAAGTCCGATACACAAGCGAACGTTCGTATCCCTCGAATGCCAGCATTTCGCGGGTTTCCGGTTTCAATTGTACCGCGCCCCCGCCAGCATGCAACTTGCCTTCCAGTGGTCTACGTTCCGCCGCGTCGAGCAAGCGGGCAACCTCTTCCTGCGTCAAGGCCCGGCGCGGGCGGCGCGGGTCGGCGCGTTCGTTGCGTTTGCGCATGCGGGCGAAGGGATTCGCCACCATCCGGCCCTCGGATACCATCCAATTGCCAAAGGCAGCAAGCCCCACCGCGTAGCCGTTGTATGTTCGCGCGCTCATGCCGGTTTGTCCACGCAGCCACGTTTCAGCCCTTTCCCGCGACAGATCCGCGATACGGTTGAATCCGCAACCGGAAAACAGCGTTTCGAGATAGCGCCGCCGCATGAAGACCGTTGTCTTGTGTAATCCAAGCGATTCCATGCGGGCGATGTAGGCGTCAACGTGTTCCTGCAGCGGTTTGCCGGCAAAGTCGGTGGCCCGGTCTTCGGACGCGCTCAGTATCCCGGCCTTGCGGCGTTCCACGCGTGCGGCCAATTGCGTAAGGACCGCCGCCGCCGCGCTCTTGTCGCGGCATCCGGTGGAAACTTCCCTGATGATTCCATCGGCATCGCGAAGGCGGGCATACCATACGCCCGTTTCCTGAACGATGCGCCCGGCGTCCGTGGCCCGCGCCTCGCGGATCTTGCCGTTTTTGTCCTTCCAGCGGGCGACAGGCCCGCCCTTGCGGCGTAGAATCTTCGCGCCTTCGGGCAACGGGCGCGTTACGGTCTTGCGGAAAAGGTATCCCATGTTATTTCCTTTCCAAGGATTCACTCACAAGGTAGTGCATTCTCGTAATGTATTCCGTAACCGTAAGGTTCAAACTCTTGGCAACGCGCCGCATATCATCCCGATCCGATTCCGAAAGACGGATCGTGATCCCCTTGTCCTTTGCCAGCAACATGCGAAGCCTTTCCGGTTTCATGCCCTTCAATGTTTTTGCCAATCTCTTGATTCCGATTTCGTTTGTCATGTCTTACACCGCCTTTCTTTCAAGGATTCCGTTGATTACCTTGGCGCTCCAAGCGCCGCCGTTCTTGGCGACAATCCCTTGGGATTCCAACGTGCGGGCAATGTCGCGCAAACTCTTGCCGTCCGCGCGCAAGTCGCGCATCATGCGTATGGCCTCCTGTTCGCGGGCATTCTCTGTCAGACTTTCACCGTCCGCCGCCAAATCATAACCGAAGGGCATATGCCGGGAAACACGCTTGCTTTGCTGGCGAAGATGCGCCATTGCGGCGGTCGTGCGTTCGGAAACAAGATCGCGCTCGAATTCCGCAAGAACCGCCAGCATGCGAAACACCATTTTTCCGGCGGCGCTTGTCGTGTCAATGCGTTCGGACAGGCTTACGAGATCCGCCCCGGCCTTTTCCAGCCGCTCGGATATTCCAATGGCATCCTTCGTGGAACGCGCCAGCCGGGAAAGCGAATAAACCACCAGCGCGCCGCGCTCTTTGCAGACTTCAGCAAGCGCCGCTTGAAGTCCTGGGCGATTGTCCGCACGTTTGGCGGATATGCCCGCGTCCACATGAACCGCCGCGAGTTCATAGCCGTTTGCATCGCACCATGCCGCGATCCGTGCGCGTTGCGCGTCCAGACTTACGCCGTCAACCGCTTGCCCTTCCGTGCTTACTCTCACATACCCGATTGCTTTCATGTCCGTTGCTCCTGTTGTCAACGTACATATTGTAACATGTGCTACCGCCAATGTCAACACTATTTGTTACCAAGGGGACGGTTGGTAACGGGCATGCGTTCGCCTTTTCCCGAAAAGGTCACTTGCACAAGTGGTATTCCCTTCGGCAAAGCGGGCATATGTGCCGCCTTGCGGCGTCCGCGTATATTCGCTTTACGTCCCGCGATATCGTGGAGTCCGCGACGCCCAAGGCTTTGGCAATGTCGGTTTGCTTTCGCCCGGCCAAGAGCAGGTCCGCAACCTCTGCCCTGCGTACGGCGGCCCTCAGGCGGCGTATGGCGTGGTAATGGCGGCGGCCCCCAGCGCGCTTGGCCACGGTTACCGGATCGGTCCATGCGCTCCAATTTATTTTGCCCATTTCTTAGCAGTCCCTTCTTTCCACGTTTGTCTGTATTTTTTTAGATTGAACCGCTCGCAATCTGATGCATATTTGGCGGCAAGGAATTCTTGAACGGCGGCCACGTCGGCCCCGTTCTTCGGCATCCACGATTGCCAGAAGCAGGCGTTCGGAACCGATTGCCAGCCAGATTGCGCGGTATTGCCACGCCCATCGGCGGATCGCCCGTTCGATTCCCAGCCGGGCATGAAGGGCGGAAGCCACGATGCACAGCCTCACAGCGGCGAAGTCCGCGCCCTCGAAATGCGCGCGGGCAAGTTCATTGTGTAGCGCGTTGATTCTTGCGAGAATTTCCATATGATGCCTCGATTCCGTGTTCCTCGAATGTCAGGGTTTCCGGGTCAAAGTGGAATGCGATTCGGCATCCTTGCCCCGGCGCGTTGCGTGACTTGAGAATGTGAACGGTGCGATTCGCGGTTTCCTCGAACGGCCCGCCAATGGATTGTACGGTTGCGCGGTGATCATCCGCGTGGCGTTCAAGCCAAAGGACAGTCTGAACAAGGCGCGTGAAACTGGCGGCCCCGGCGATACCGTCGAGAGAAACCAGACCGGTTTCCGCCGCGCCCTTGCGCGGGTGATAGGTCAAAATCAGACTTGCGCCATGTTTCCGAATGGCGGCGCTTGCCTCGGTTATGAAGCCGGGCGCGGTGCGCCACGGTTCGCCGCCCATGTCGGCCACGGAAAGTGGATCGATCGCGATCACGCGGTTCCCTGCTGCAGCCCGTTCGGAAACCCACCTCGCAAGGTCCGTCAGCGTGGGTTGCTTGTCGGGCGCATCGAAAAGGCGGCACGCGAACGCGTCCAGATCGGCTTGATGCGCCGCCAGCGCCGCCCTCGCATTTTCGGGGTTCCCTGCGATCCACTCCAGGTCAAGCAACCGGGCATCGTTAGCCAACTGTGCAAGCAGCCTATGGAGATGGTGCGCCTTGTCTTCCTCCAGTTCAAAAACCGAAATCGGGACGCCCGACTTGTGAAGCGCATACGCCAACTGCAGCAGCAAAAAACTTTTTCCACAGCCGGGCGGCCCCACAATCAACGTGATACTCCCCGGCAACAGCGCGCGGGTCAATTTCGACAAACGCCCCCAAGGCAATGAAATCGCTTTTCTGGTACCGCCAATTGCACCTTCGATAAGCGCCGCCAGCCCGCCGGAAGGCACAACCGGTTTCGCGTTTGCAAGGATTTCATAAATGGCCGCGCGTTTCGTTTCCGGCGGATCGTCGCGCCACTTTTCAAGCAGATCGGCAACATCGCCCTTCGGCGGCAAGCCAAGTATTTCGACATTGACAATCCGTAGCCGTGTTGCCGTCTTCAAAATCCCGGCCACTTGGTCCATGTGGGCACAGCCAGGCGGATCGTTATCCGGCCAAAGCACGATATCGCGGTTATCAAGCGGCGTCCAATCGCTCAGGTGCGCCTTGCCCGCGCCCATCGCGCTTGTTACCGCGACAGTCCCAATTTTCCAAAGAGCGTCAACGCATTTCTCGCCCTCGACAACAACAACCGGGTCTTCCGTTTCGCCAATGTGTTCCCGCCCGTAAAGCGGCAAAAGGCCGCGCGGCTTACCCCATTGCCATTTTCCGTATTCGCGGTGCGCTTGTCTGAATGTTTTCACGCCATCAGCGCCCACGATGCGGAAAACGGCGAAACCGTCCGTGTAATCGTGTCGCGCCTCGATGCGCCCAATGGACGTGGCGGCCCGTTCGATTTCGGCAAGGGTTTCATATTGCCGGACGGATGATCGCCGCTCCTGTGGCAACGTGGCGCTTTTATTTGCGCCGTTTCGCGGCCCGCCGTCCGATTTTGGCAAAACCTCGCGAAGGTCAACGCCATGGATGCGCGCGCGAATGTCGTATAGGTCACCAGCCACGCCGCAACCGTGGCACTTGAACCGCGCCACGCCTTGCGAGTCGAGATAAACCCCGGCGCTTGCCCGCCGGTCTTCGTGAAATGGGCAACGGCATTCTTTGCCATGAAAGATAGCCCCAGCGGCGGCCAATTCATTCTTGAGTAGTTCAATGTCGTGGCGTTCGGGCGTGTCCGTCATTGCGCGCCCCCGTTCGCATTGGCCATTTCCGCTTGGTATTCAGCCTCAAACTCTTGAATATCCGCAGGGGAAAACCGGGAATAAAAATCGTTTGGGTCGCTTTTGTCATGGCCGTTGCCCCCGGTTGCTTTCAACCAGCGCTCGTGAATCGCGCCAAATTTGGTCAGCCCGGAAGATCCTGCTTTTCGCAACGGCGGAATAGCGGCCACTTGTGCGCGCCAAAATTGCGCGTCGCGATGGTCAGACTCAAAAACCCATTCCAATGCCGCAACGATTTCATTGGGTTTGTAGCCGTCAATCCGTACCAGTTTTGCCAGCGTGGCCCGCGCCTCGAAATCGGCCCCGCTGCCAGCCTTCGGCAATCGCGCCTTCGGGTGCGCTTCGCGAATCAATTCGAGCAGGTGCGGGTAGAATTCGACAAGGCCCAGGAACGGCGCAAGAGGATCTGGATCTTTCCCTTCACTTTCCCCATGGGTTTGTGGTTGAACGGGATCGCCCGCGAAGGATTTCGCGGAAGAGATCTTGTTTGATTGTTTTGATTGATTGATTGATTGATT
Coding sequences within it:
- a CDS encoding tyrosine-type recombinase/integrase; this encodes MGYLFRKTVTRPLPEGAKILRRKGGPVARWKDKNGKIREARATDAGRIVQETGVWYARLRDADGIIREVSTGCRDKSAAAAVLTQLAARVERRKAGILSASEDRATDFAGKPLQEHVDAYIARMESLGLHKTTVFMRRRYLETLFSGCGFNRIADLSRERAETWLRGQTGMSARTYNGYAVGLAAFGNWMVSEGRMVANPFARMRKRNERADPRRPRRALTQEEVARLLDAAERRPLEGKLHAGGGAVQLKPETREMLAFEGYERSLVYRTLAQTGLRWNELRSITIGQAVLDTEPPHLILNAANEKNRKGAVIVLRADLAARLSKYLAARLERRRNDSRRHGGAFPMRLEPDDPLFDMPAKGTREFNKDLVAAKIPKRDDRGMSVDIHSLRHTFSSELARAGVPLATAVALMRHSDPKLTMQRYTHFQRLDLAGALEQLPDFLPKAEGTAHEAAAGENRVALNVALPTVKKAQHESKSGNYACLSTDGDVEYSSTKTPNKYGVFEGLQGKNDGGRWVTRTPDTLRVRQVL
- a CDS encoding recombinase family protein → MKAIGYVRVSTEGQAVDGVSLDAQRARIAAWCDANGYELAAVHVDAGISAKRADNRPGLQAALAEVCKERGALVVYSLSRLARSTKDAIGISERLEKAGADLVSLSERIDTTSAAGKMVFRMLAVLAEFERDLVSERTTAAMAHLRQQSKRVSRHMPFGYDLAADGESLTENAREQEAIRMMRDLRADGKSLRDIARTLESQGIVAKNGGAWSAKVINGILERKAV
- a CDS encoding AAA family ATPase encodes the protein MTDTPERHDIELLKNELAAAGAIFHGKECRCPFHEDRRASAGVYLDSQGVARFKCHGCGVAGDLYDIRARIHGVDLREVLPKSDGGPRNGANKSATLPQERRSSVRQYETLAEIERAATSIGRIEARHDYTDGFAVFRIVGADGVKTFRQAHREYGKWQWGKPRGLLPLYGREHIGETEDPVVVVEGEKCVDALWKIGTVAVTSAMGAGKAHLSDWTPLDNRDIVLWPDNDPPGCAHMDQVAGILKTATRLRIVNVEILGLPPKGDVADLLEKWRDDPPETKRAAIYEILANAKPVVPSGGLAALIEGAIGGTRKAISLPWGRLSKLTRALLPGSITLIVGPPGCGKSFLLLQLAYALHKSGVPISVFELEEDKAHHLHRLLAQLANDARLLDLEWIAGNPENARAALAAHQADLDAFACRLFDAPDKQPTLTDLARWVSERAAAGNRVIAIDPLSVADMGGEPWRTAPGFITEASAAIRKHGASLILTYHPRKGAAETGLVSLDGIAGAASFTRLVQTVLWLERHADDHRATVQSIGGPFEETANRTVHILKSRNAPGQGCRIAFHFDPETLTFEEHGIEASYGNSRKNQRATQ